The window TCTCATATTTAGTAAACAGTTTTTTCTCCATCTTCCATTTCATATAATGATCCTCAAAAAAGAAGCAAATGATATTAATTATTTGTTCAATCAGACTAATAGCATTATTTTCATAAGTTATAAGAATCCAAAGACCATGAACTAAACTCAAAAGAATAAAAGCAGCATTTTCAAAGAAGAAGACGTGAACCCGGCGGTAAACTTCGTTTACCGCCGGGTTTGTTTTACGAAAAAAAGAACTTATGAAAAGAAAAAATTTTAAGTCTAAAGTTTTAACTTATAAAAATTTACATAGATTTGCTGATGTGAATAGTATCTAGTAATTAACCATTCCAGACAATAATTTTTGAAAAAAATAACATTCATATTTATTCTGAACAAGATAGCTTTCCTAATAGCATATTAGAAAACTTTTACATTAGTTATTATCAGGATGCAAATCTCAAAAATAGCAACAGGCTTGATATTCATCAACATACTTATTACGAAATTATTTGGGTAGAAAAAGGGAGTGGAATTCATACGATTGATTTTGTGGATTACCATTACTCAGGCCCCTGTATTTTTTTGTTACATCCCAGGAATGCCCATAAAATTCAAAAAAATACACTATCCTCTGGCGGAGTCATCAAATTCAATGAATATTTTTTCACCAATGATGAGCCGGCATCAAAATTCTTATTGAAATTTGCTATTTTCAATGATGTTGACGTTCTCCCGGTTCTTAATTTATCGATACCGGAGGCAAAAAAAATCAAAAATCTTTTTGAAATTATTTTTGCTGAAACCAAAGTAAGTGGAGTTCCAATGACAACATTGGTTTTAAGTTTATTAAAATCTTTACTGTTAAAGATATATCAAATCAAAAAAGAAAGTTTCCCGATCGATAATCTTTATACTTCCAATTCTATTCGGTTTCAGGTGTTTCAGGAGTTGGTGGAAAATCATTTTAGAAATCAGCACAACCTTACCTTTTATAGTGAGCAGCTTAAATTTTCAACAAGAACTTTGAACGAGTTATGTAAAAGAAACAGCCATAAAACAGCTCATCAGCTCATTAAAGACAGGCTTTTATTAGAAGCTAAAAGAATGTTGACTTACACAGATTTTTCGATTAAAGAAATTGCTTTTCAGCTGGGTTTTGATGATTCTTCATATTTTACAAGATTTTTTATGGTAAATAATCAGATGAGTCCAACAGAGTTCAGAAAACTTCATTCTTAGCTTCCTAAATATCCATTTCTTTCGACATTTTATCCATTTCAGCAAAAAGGTGTTTTGTATAATTTTGGAATATGAAATTCATAAGATATTGAACAGTATATGGTTCGATGAATATGACTTCTGAAACTAACACTTTATGATAAATGAATACAAT of the Chryseobacterium capnotolerans genome contains:
- a CDS encoding helix-turn-helix domain-containing protein encodes the protein MKFAIFNDVDVLPVLNLSIPEAKKIKNLFEIIFAETKVSGVPMTTLVLSLLKSLLLKIYQIKKESFPIDNLYTSNSIRFQVFQELVENHFRNQHNLTFYSEQLKFSTRTLNELCKRNSHKTAHQLIKDRLLLEAKRMLTYTDFSIKEIAFQLGFDDSSYFTRFFMVNNQMSPTEFRKLHS